Proteins encoded by one window of Anoplopoma fimbria isolate UVic2021 breed Golden Eagle Sablefish chromosome 23, Afim_UVic_2022, whole genome shotgun sequence:
- the LOC129112817 gene encoding E3 ubiquitin-protein ligase TRIM21-like — protein MSSHASFLLTEEQFLCGICLDIFTDPVTLTCGHNFCQNCITHHWDSSTQCQCPTCKFPFYKRLDLRVNTFISDMAAQFRESAGRSSSDQQAAKPGEVPCDICTESKRKAVRSCLMCLASYCDAHLQPHLTAPPLKRHQLIDPVENMDVRVCTIHDKPLELFCKTDQICVCMLCPVLDHRSHEVIPLKEQFEKKKAELGKREAKMHRMIQERRLKIQEIKRSAKLSKEAADREMADGVLIFTSLIQSLERNQAELIGAIEAAQKMTEKQAKGFIQELEKEISELIRKHAEMEQLSRSHDHLHFLESFASLNASAPTKDWKEVCIDQPSFEGAVRTAVDQLEETLSEEMKKLLREADLNSFKLFAVDVTLDPDTAHCALILSDDCKQVHHGDVKKNLPENPNRFNLSCCILGKQSFSSGRFYFEAQVKKKTRWTLGVAKGSIKRKGIIPLCPDNGHWTIWLKNGEEYAALVGSPLPLSLSSKPQKVGVFVDYEEGLVSFYDVDTAALIYSFTGCSFTEKLYPFISPGLYDDCINSAPVIISSIDRSASLKR, from the coding sequence ATGTCATCACATGCCAGCTTTTTGCTGACCGAGGAGCAGTTTCTGTGCGGCATCTGTCTGGATATATTCACTGATCCAGTCACGTTAACATGTGGCCACAACTTCTGCCAAAACTGCATCACGCATCACTGGGACAGCAGCACCCAGTGTCAGTGCCCCACGTGTAAATTTCCTTTCTATAAAAGGCTTGATCTGCGGGTAAATACTTTCATATCTGACATGGCGGCTCAGTTCAGAGAGTCAGCTGGGAGGAGCAGCTCGGATCAACAAGCTGCCAAACCAggagaagttccctgtgacATCTGCActgaaagcaaaagaaaagctgTGAGGTCCTGTCTGATGTGTCTGGCCTCCTACTGTGACGCTCACCTGCAGCCACACCTGACAGCTCCACCCCTGAAAAGACATCAGCTGATTGATCCTGTGGAGAACATGGACGTCAGGGTGTGTACGATTCACGATAAACCTCTGGAGCTCTTCTGCAAAACCGACcagatctgtgtgtgcatgctgtgCCCGGTTTTAGACCACAGATCGCATGAAGTCATTCCTCTGAAAGAGCAATTTGAGAAAAAGAAGGCAGAGCTGGGGAAGAGAGAGGCCAAAATGCACCGGATGATCCAGGAGAGACGATTGAAGATTCAGGAGATCAAACGCTCGGCGAAGCTCAGCAAGgaggctgcagacagagagatggcaGATGGGGTTCTGATCTTCACCAGTTTGATACAGTCTTTGGAAAGAAACCAGGCGGAGCTCATCGGGGCGATTGAAGCCGCACAGAAAATGACGGAGAAGCAGGCCAAAGGCTTCATCCAAGAGCTGGAGAAGGAAATCTCTGAGTTGATCAGGAAACATGCTGAGATGGAGCAGCTCTCACGCTCCCATGACCACCTCCACTTCCTGGAAAGCTTTGCGTCCCTGAATGCCTCTGCACCCACCAAGGACTGGAAAGAAGTCTGCATCGATCAGCCATCTTTTGAGGGGGCTGTGAGGACTGCTGTCGATCAACTAGAGGAGACCCTCagtgaagagatgaagaagcTGCTCCGAGAGGCCGATCTGAACAGCTTCAAGCTGTTCGCCGTGGATGTGACTCTGGATCCTGATACAGCACACTGtgctctcatcctgtctgatgatTGCAAACAAGTGCATCACGGTGATGTGAAGAAGAATCTGCCAGAGAATCCAAACAGGTTCAATCTTAGTTGCTGTATCTTGGGAAAACAGAGTTTCTCTTCTGGAAGATTTTACTTTGAGGCTCAAGTTAAAAAGAAGACTAGATGGACTTTAGGAGTCGCCAAAGGGTCGATCAAAAGAAAGGGAATAATCCCACTGTGCCCAGACAACGGCCACTGGACCATATGGTTGAAAAATGGAGAAGAATACGCAGCTCTTGTCggctctcctcttcctctctctctaagTTCAAAGCCACAGAAGGTGGGAGTGTTCGTGGACTACgaggagggtctggtctccttCTATGACGTAGACACTGCAGCACTCATCTACTCCTTCACTGGCTGCTCCTTCACCGAGAAACTCTACCCATTCATCAGTCCTGGTCTCTATGATGATTGCATCAATTCCGCCCCTGTTATCATTTCTAGCATCGATCGCAGTGCTTCTTTAAAAAGATGA